A section of the Spirosoma pollinicola genome encodes:
- a CDS encoding RNA polymerase sigma factor → MKTKLNDEDLIRQQFATNPNACFEELYSRYVGKVYNRCLSMTKDSEKAQDYTHDIFIRTFDRLDRFQEKSTFSTWLYSISFNYCLDQIKVAKRLPMANLDVEEAYQFADPAEQEPLEERLQLLTQTLQQLSPMEASLLRLKYQQGLSIQQIAQQLGLQESAVKMRLKRTRQKAYQFYLTAEKR, encoded by the coding sequence ATGAAAACCAAACTTAACGACGAAGACCTGATCCGCCAGCAGTTCGCCACCAATCCCAATGCCTGCTTTGAAGAGCTTTATAGCCGCTATGTGGGGAAAGTCTATAATCGTTGTTTATCCATGACCAAAGACTCGGAAAAAGCCCAGGATTATACCCACGATATATTTATCCGCACCTTCGACCGACTGGATCGGTTTCAGGAGAAATCCACGTTTTCTACCTGGCTTTACTCGATATCCTTCAACTATTGCCTGGATCAAATTAAAGTCGCCAAGCGATTGCCGATGGCAAACCTGGACGTTGAGGAGGCTTATCAGTTCGCCGATCCAGCCGAGCAGGAACCCCTGGAAGAGCGCTTGCAACTGCTTACCCAAACACTCCAGCAACTCTCGCCTATGGAGGCAAGTCTGCTTCGCCTAAAATACCAGCAGGGGCTGTCCATCCAACAGATTGCCCAGCAGCTGGGTCTTCAGGAAAGCGCCGTTAAGATGCGGTTGAAGCGAACCCGGCAGAAAGCCTATCAGTTTTATCTGACGGCGGAAAAACGATAG